One region of Dokdonia sp. 4H-3-7-5 genomic DNA includes:
- the eno gene encoding phosphopyruvate hydratase, translating into MSIIIEVHARQIFDSRGNPTVEVDVFTELGVMGRAAVPSGASTGEHEAVELRDGGNAFMGKGVSKAVENVNTLIAPELLGVSVFEQNAIDQLMIDLDGTPNKSKLGANAILGVSLACAKAAAAELNMPLYRYIGGVSANTLPVPMMNIINGGSHSDAPIAFQEFMVMPVKAKSFSHALQMGTEIFHNLKKVLHDRNLSTAVGDEGGFAPALDGTEDALDSVKIAVEKAGYSWGDEIMIALDCAAAEFYVDGKYNYAKFEGETGKIRTSEEQADYLAELADKYPIISIEDGMDENDWEGWKYLTDKIGDKVQLVGDDLFVTNVERLSRGINEGIANSILIKVNQIGTLTETIAAVNMAHNAGYTSVMSHRSGETEDNTIADLAVALNCGQIKTGSASRSDRMAKYNQLIRIEEMLADTAYFPAMNAFKIK; encoded by the coding sequence TCTGGAGCATCTACAGGTGAGCACGAGGCGGTAGAATTGCGTGATGGTGGTAATGCTTTTATGGGAAAAGGAGTGTCGAAAGCAGTTGAAAATGTAAATACACTAATTGCTCCAGAATTACTTGGTGTATCTGTTTTCGAGCAAAACGCTATTGATCAGCTTATGATAGATCTTGATGGCACTCCAAACAAATCAAAACTTGGAGCAAATGCAATCCTAGGTGTTTCTCTTGCTTGTGCTAAAGCAGCAGCTGCCGAATTAAATATGCCGTTATATAGATATATAGGTGGAGTAAGTGCAAATACACTTCCAGTGCCTATGATGAATATTATTAATGGAGGATCACATAGTGATGCGCCTATAGCATTCCAAGAATTTATGGTAATGCCAGTTAAAGCTAAGAGCTTTAGTCATGCATTACAAATGGGAACTGAGATTTTTCATAACCTTAAAAAGGTATTACATGACCGTAACTTGAGTACAGCAGTAGGTGATGAAGGAGGATTTGCTCCAGCATTAGACGGTACAGAAGATGCACTTGATAGTGTTAAAATAGCTGTAGAGAAGGCTGGTTACTCTTGGGGTGACGAGATTATGATTGCCCTAGATTGTGCCGCGGCAGAATTTTATGTAGATGGTAAATACAACTATGCAAAATTTGAAGGTGAAACAGGAAAAATACGTACCAGTGAAGAGCAAGCAGATTATTTAGCAGAGCTAGCAGATAAATACCCGATTATATCTATAGAAGATGGAATGGATGAAAATGACTGGGAAGGTTGGAAATACCTTACTGATAAGATTGGTGATAAAGTACAACTTGTAGGTGATGATTTATTTGTAACTAATGTAGAGCGCTTATCAAGAGGGATAAATGAAGGAATTGCAAACTCTATCCTAATTAAAGTGAATCAAATAGGTACTCTTACAGAAACTATTGCAGCTGTAAACATGGCACATAATGCAGGCTATACTTCTGTAATGTCTCACCGATCTGGAGAAACTGAAGATAATACGATTGCAGATTTAGCAGTAGCACTTAATTGTGGTCAGATTAAAACAGGTTCTGCCTCACGTTCAGATCGCATGGCAAAGTATAATCAACTTATTCGTATAGAAGAGATGCTCGCTGATACAGCGTACTTTCCTGCAATGAACGCCTTTAAAATAAAGTAA